The Candidatus Binataceae bacterium genomic interval TGGCTCTTCGCGATGGAAAACTCCAGGAGCGCGGCACGGGCCAGCGGATGGGCGCCGTGCCATCTTACGATCCATCGCGGCAAAAAACTGATCGCAGCCTGCCCGCTTTATCTCAAGAGCCACAGCATGGGCGAGTTCGTGTTCGACCAGGGATGGGCTGACGCGGCCGAGCGCAGCGGTATCCGCTATTATCCCAAGCTCTTGGCCGGCGTGCCATTCACACCACACGGCGGGCGGCGCTTTCTCTCCGCGCCCGGCGTGGCGCGGGCGCCGATGGTCGCGGCGCTGGGGCGCGCGCTCACCCAGCTTTGCGCGGACAACAAGCTCTCCTCCGTGCACGTCAACTTCTGCCTCCCCGACGAGGCGGCGGCGCTCCGCGAACTTGGATTTCTCGAGCGCCTCGGCTACCAGTACCACTGGCGCAACGCCGGCTTCGCCACCTTCGACGACTACCTCGGAGCGCTCAAGAGCAAACGCCGCTACGCCGTACGCCATGAGCGCGCGGCGCTGGTCGCCCAGGGCGTAACGATCAAGGTGCACGCGGGCGACAATGTCCCCGACACGATTTTCGGTCCGATGTTCGATCTCTACCTTTCGACG includes:
- a CDS encoding peptidogalycan biosysnthesis protein, producing MARHDNKDAVARDADGKTTTIEVSVVEGIDRIAREDWNALLAEDDSPFVDWDWLFAMENSRSAARASGWAPCHLTIHRGKKLIAACPLYLKSHSMGEFVFDQGWADAAERSGIRYYPKLLAGVPFTPHGGRRFLSAPGVARAPMVAALGRALTQLCADNKLSSVHVNFCLPDEAAALRELGFLERLGYQYHWRNAGFATFDDYLGALKSKRRYAVRHERAALVAQGVTIKVHAGDNVPDTIFGPMFDLYLST